A single Roseofilum casamattae BLCC-M143 DNA region contains:
- the psbD gene encoding photosystem II D2 protein (photosystem q(a) protein) produces the protein MTIAVGRAPERGWFDVLDDWLKRDRFVFIGWSGLLLFPCAFLAIGGWLTGTTFVTSWYTHGLASSYLEGGNFLTVAVSSPADSMGHSLLFLWGPEAQGNFARWCQLGGLWAFVALHGAFSLIGFMLRQFEIARLVGIRPYNAIAFSGPIAVFVSVFLMYPLGQSSWFFAPSFGVAAIFRFILFLQGFHNWTLNPFHMMGVAGILGGALLCAIHGATVENTLFQDSENANTFRAFEPTQAEETYSMVTANRFWSQIFGIAFSNKRWLHFFMLFVPVMGLWMSSIGIVGLALNLRAYDFVSQELRAAEDPEFETFYTKNILLNEGLRAWMAPADQPHKFFQFPEEVLPRGNAL, from the coding sequence ATGACTATTGCAGTCGGACGCGCGCCAGAAAGAGGATGGTTTGATGTCCTCGACGACTGGCTCAAGCGCGATCGCTTTGTCTTCATCGGGTGGTCGGGACTGCTCCTGTTCCCCTGTGCCTTCCTCGCCATCGGCGGTTGGCTCACCGGCACCACCTTCGTCACCTCCTGGTACACCCACGGACTGGCTTCCTCCTACCTCGAAGGCGGAAACTTCCTCACCGTAGCTGTATCCAGCCCCGCAGATAGCATGGGACACTCCCTGCTCTTCCTCTGGGGACCCGAGGCACAAGGTAACTTCGCTCGTTGGTGCCAACTGGGCGGACTGTGGGCATTCGTTGCACTCCACGGCGCATTCTCCCTGATTGGGTTTATGCTGCGTCAATTTGAAATCGCTCGCCTTGTAGGTATTCGTCCTTACAACGCGATCGCTTTCAGCGGCCCCATCGCCGTCTTTGTCAGCGTCTTCCTCATGTACCCCTTGGGACAGTCGAGCTGGTTCTTCGCACCCAGCTTCGGTGTCGCGGCAATCTTCCGCTTCATCCTGTTCCTACAAGGATTCCACAACTGGACATTGAACCCCTTCCACATGATGGGAGTCGCCGGTATCCTCGGTGGCGCTCTACTGTGCGCCATCCACGGAGCCACCGTAGAAAACACCCTGTTCCAAGACAGCGAAAACGCCAACACCTTCCGTGCCTTTGAACCGACTCAAGCGGAAGAAACCTACTCCATGGTCACCGCCAACCGCTTCTGGAGCCAAATCTTCGGAATTGCCTTCTCCAACAAGCGTTGGTTGCACTTCTTCATGCTGTTTGTTCCCGTCATGGGACTGTGGATGAGTTCTATCGGCATCGTCGGACTGGCACTCAACTTGCGGGCTTATGACTTCGTCTCCCAAGAGTTGCGCGCCGCAGAAGACCCAGAATTTGAAACCTTCTACACCAAGAACATCTTGTTAAACGAAGGTCTGCGCGCTTGGATGGCTCCGGCCGACCAACCGCACAAATTCTTCCAATTCCCCGAAGAAGTTCTTCCTCGCGGTAATGCTCTGTAA
- a CDS encoding energy-coupling factor ABC transporter ATP-binding protein, translating into MSVTLPSATGIRIENLYFSWPSGKSVLQECSLDVPQGEFWMLLGTNGSGKSTLLRSVAGLLQPQSGKIVARPPVGFVFQNPDRQLVMPTVGADIAFGLVEEKLSLPQVQQRVNEALEAVNLLDLKRRPIYALSGGQKQRIAIAGAIARHCQVLLLDEPTALLDENSQLELVIQVQNLVRQRGLTALWVTHRLNELDYAHGAFLLENGKVCDRGDPQRLKQRLMETSPGT; encoded by the coding sequence ATGAGCGTTACTCTTCCCAGCGCGACTGGAATTCGCATCGAGAATCTTTACTTTAGCTGGCCCTCCGGCAAATCTGTATTGCAGGAATGCTCTTTGGACGTGCCTCAAGGCGAGTTCTGGATGCTGTTGGGAACCAATGGTAGCGGTAAATCTACCCTACTGCGTTCTGTCGCCGGTCTCTTGCAACCTCAGTCGGGCAAAATTGTTGCCCGACCGCCCGTCGGCTTTGTGTTTCAAAACCCAGACCGACAGTTGGTCATGCCAACGGTAGGTGCAGATATTGCCTTTGGCCTGGTGGAAGAAAAACTCTCCCTACCTCAAGTCCAGCAACGAGTCAACGAAGCTCTCGAAGCGGTTAATTTACTCGATCTGAAGCGCCGACCCATCTATGCCCTGAGTGGGGGACAAAAGCAACGTATTGCTATTGCAGGCGCGATCGCGCGCCATTGTCAAGTGCTCTTACTCGACGAACCTACTGCTCTGCTCGACGAAAATTCGCAACTCGAATTAGTTATTCAAGTGCAAAATCTCGTGCGACAGCGAGGATTAACGGCCCTATGGGTAACTCATCGTTTAAATGAGCTAGATTACGCTCATGGGGCATTTTTACTCGAAAATGGGAAAGTCTGCGATCGCGGCGATCCGCAACGCCTGAAACAGCGGTTGATGGAGACCAGTCCCGGCACTTAA